From the Pomacea canaliculata isolate SZHN2017 linkage group LG4, ASM307304v1, whole genome shotgun sequence genome, one window contains:
- the LOC112563059 gene encoding uncharacterized protein LOC112563059 encodes MSVQLLYMDQSTLSKEKVEGEADVGRATADEEMAEVELSGKGLEEFLATGRTGRRNALGDIQDQVAGGLTTADLPLDMAKLSCSENSSNQAGCSSSSTSSPGPGTQAS; translated from the exons ATGAGTGTTCAACTTCTGTACATGGATCAG TCCACTTTATCAAAAGAGAAGGTAGAAGGAGAGGCTGACGTAGGAAGGGCTACTGCTGACGAAGAGATGGCAGAGGTGGAGCTGTCAGGCAAGGGACTAGAGGAGTTCCTAGCTACGGGGCGAACAGGCAGACGTAATGCATTAGGGGACATACAGGACCAGGTGGCAGGTGGCCTCACCACAGCAGACCTACCCCTAGACATGGCCAAACTTTCATGTTCTG aaAACTCCAGTAACCAGGCAGGCTGCTCTTCGAGTTCTACATCAAGTCCAGGTCCAGGAACTCAGGCCTCCTAG
- the LOC112563058 gene encoding proteasome inhibitor PI31 subunit-like, translated as MTLPGFEFLFSSVQSQLRSPEDAVVSAVHWKIICSGFRCTGAGENPGAQGSTESLPNGWNSSDIYILHYQHTKTNKSFILKIVPVEGVILLHFQRESDENVVSVELQVSQFTTNDFASANTVFRNLEQLNTIVEKSLIAPAVSGKSPMQHDNSQQPPTTASSSKKKHKSPLLVEEGGPRQPAWVGPRRMDPFAVGGDDLDPLSGLGIGGMGGGGMIMDPRRSGGPLFGPERSPPMFGPSRGGGMHPDVLPPGSVPPGARFDPFGPPGTRPEPDPDHERPPGFDDMFM; from the exons ATGACGTTGCCaggttttgaatttttatttagcaGCGTACAGTCACAACTTCGGTCACCTGAAGATGCTGTAGTAAGTGCAGTTCACTGGAAAATTATTTGCTCTGGATTCAGATGCACAGGCGCAGGGGAAAATCCA gGTGCACAAGGGAGCACAGAATCTCTTCCTAATGGATGGAACAGCAGTGATATTTACATACTTCATTACCAACACACTAAAACAAATAAGAGCTTTATCTTGAAAATTGTACCAGTAGAAGGAGttattcttcttcattttcag aggGAGAGTGATGAAAATGTGGTGTCTGTTGAACTGCAAGTTTCACAATTTACAACCAATGACTTTGCCAGCGCAAACAC TGTATTCCGAAACCTAGAACAGCTGAACACTATAGTGGAAAAATCTCTCATTGCTCCTGCAGTAAGTGGGAAGTCACCCATGCAGCATGACAACAGTCAGCAGCCACCCACTACAGCATCAAGTAGCAAAAAGAAGCACAAGTCACCGTTGTTGGTGGAGGAAGGTGGCCCAAGGCAGCCAGCTTG GGTAGGCCCTCGAAGGATGGATCCATTTGCAGTTGGTGGTGATGACCTTGATCCACTGAGTGGGTTGGGAATAGGAGGAATGGGTGGAGGAGGAATGATCATGGATCCTCGCCGTAGTGGTGGGCCGCTATTTGGACCGGAgagaagccctcctatgtttgGACCAAGCAGAGGAGGGGGAATGCATCCTGATGTGCTGCCTCC AGGTTCTGTTCCACCGGGAGCTAGATTTGATCCTTTTGGCCCACCTGGAACGAGACCTGA ACCTGATCCAGACCATGAAAGACCTCCAGGATTTGATGACATGTTCATGTGA